DNA sequence from the Eulemur rufifrons isolate Redbay chromosome 6, OSU_ERuf_1, whole genome shotgun sequence genome:
ATGGGGATTTCTTTTGGAGgcgatgaaaatattctaaaattgattatggtgaCAGTTGCTCAACTGAGTCtattaaaaactattgaattatTCCTTCTAAATGGTTGAATTATATGACATGTAAActatatgtcaataaagctgttaccaaaaaatcttttaaaaatgctattgatAATCATTTTATGTAATGGTtatgtagtttatttatttattttttttattattatttttttttattttatcttgttatgggggatacagaattgcaggttacatatgttgctcctgtaccacctttccccccaagtcagagctccaggcgtgtctgttccccaggtcgtgtgcattgcacccatcatgaggtatatatccctcccttccccaccccccccttcccgagtcagcaccttcaagtgttaccactccccaaatggtgctcaatgcactcattgtgtaggcatacccccatcccctcccccaccccccacctcagtctgatatccaattggtgtcgttcccagatttgtatttaggtgatgatcggggaaaccaattttctggtgagtacatgtgatgcttgtttttccattcttgggatacttcacttaatataatgggttccaactctctccaggagaaccatagagatgtcgtatcttcatcattccttatagctgagtaatattccatggcatacatataccacagcttactaatccaatcatgtattgatgggcatttgggttgtttccacatctttgctattgtgaattgtgcttctataaacattcgggtacatgtgtctttgttaaagaatgaccttttttcctttgggtatatgcccagtaatgggattgctgggtcaaatggcaggtctacttgaatctgtttaagatacctccataatgctttccacaggggttgcactagtttgcagtcccaccagcagtgtatgagtgttcctgtctctccacacccacgccaacatgtgttgttttgggtttttttgataaaggccattctcattggagttaagtgatatctcattgtggttttgatttgcatttctctgatgattagggatgttgagcattttttcatatgtttgttagtcattcttatatcttctttcgagaagtttctattcatgtcatttgcccactttttgatagggttgcttgattttttcttgctgattttcctgagttctaaatagattcttgttatcagactattctccaatattgagaaggatggaattctccccaacacattctaccaagccaatataacattgataccaaaacctggaaaggacgcaacaaaaatagagaactacagaccaatttccctcatgaatatagatgcaaaaattttcaataaaatactagcaaatcgaatccaagtacttatcaaaaaagtaatccaccacgaccaagtgggcttcatccccgagatgcaggggtggttcaacatacgtaaatctataaatgtaattcaccacataaacagaagcaaaaacaaaaaccatatgatactctcattagatgcagaaaaagcatttgacaaaattcaacacccttttatgataaaaacgcttaacaaaataggcattgatggaacctacctaaaaatgatacaagccatatatgacaaacccacagccaacatcatactgaatggggaaaaactgaaagcactcccacttagaactggaaccagacagggctgcccattgtctccattacttttcaacatagtattggaagtccttgagagagctatcaggcaagagagcagaatcaagggagtccaaatagggaaggaagagatcaaactctcactttttgctgatgatatgatgttatatctggaaaacccccaggattcaaccatgagactcctggaattgattaacgaatatagcaaagtctcaggctacaaaattaatatacacaaatcagaggcatttatatatgccaataacagtcaatcggaaaaccaaattaaagactcaatacccttcaaaatagcaacaaagaaaataaaatatctaggtatatatctaactaaagaggtaaaggacctctataaggaaaactatgaaacactgagaaaaggtTATGTAGTTTACATAACAATTCTATGTAAACTAAGGACTGACCCACAGTCCTTACCACATTGGGTGCATGTGCTAACTCTTCCTGGTGGTGACTATTTCCAGTACTGCTGTCGAGATATGTGTTGGTCCACACTTATTCCAGTACCTGTCCATCATATGTCAGGTGCTGTTGTTGATGGCCAGTAATTCCCAAGAGCTGTATCATCTTCTCTATGTCCTTCAGGGCACTAGTAAAGAATTCTCTGATTCTAAGAATCAGACCATTTCAGAGTCATGACCATTTCAAACAAACAAGATAGCCATTATCAACAATCAGTTtcaggctgggggcagtggctcatgcctgtacttctatctagcactctgggaggccgaggtgggaggatagtttgagctcaggagttcgagaccagcctgagcaagagtaaaaaAGCCATCTctgctaaaagtagaaaaaattagctgggcatttgaggttgctgtgagctaggctgatgccaaggcactcgccggggagggagactgtctcaaaaaaaaaaaaaaaaaaaatcagtttctagTTGACTATGAGGATTAAAACTGCCTCCTTGACAGCTTGGTAATTATAGTAAGAATGACACTAAAactagaacaaaaataataataaaaattatggccCAGGCAcaggggcacatgcctgtagtcccagctactcgggaggctgaggtgggagcactgCTTGAGCCTAACAGTgagggcagcctgggcaacacagtgagaccctttctcttaaaaaaatgtgctaagcactgtggTAACCATTTTACATCTGTATTACATGTGTAGAAGGTATGAAAATTTTCTGTCTGATTTAACAgctcaatttaaaatttaataaactccCACTATGTGCAAGGCTGAAGTATGACAAAGATGAACCAAGTCAGGAGTTTTGAAATATCTGTTAAGGCATAGAATATGGCCATGATTCCTTTTCTGCAATTCTAAAATCGAAAAAGCTCTGAAAAtctaagattatttttataactccTTTGGCAGCAAAAATCTGACCTAAACCGATGACAGATTATTTATAGACCTCATCTCTTTTAGTGTGAATATTCATACATTTtgctgtataaaaatattaatgtttgatTATGGGGTTCTGCCTCACACTCCAGCATgttataatgtaatatataagGGATTACGGACTTCTAATTGATTCTTATTTGCATTGAAtttgtgaacacacacacacacatacacaattgcAGTCAAACAGTTGCTTCTGTTTTAAAAGCATCACTAAAGATGGATTGCTAAAGATGGACAATATAACAATCCTGGCACAATCACAgttctcattctcattctttttattcattatttaaaacCAAACATTAGTAACACACTTCAAAAAGTTTATACTATATCTTATTTCCATTGGTTGTCATTCTGGAAAAAAACACCAAGAGATGATCATAGTAAAAGATGTTTATTCTTCTGTGgaacatataaattaaaactaagtATGTGTAACCCACATTTAATAGGATTAATTCAACATAATAACCATCAATTAGTAGTCACTAAATGTCACATAGATAAGACAAAGTTGTaggcactattttaaaaaaaagacaaacaatttacccaaagaaatagcaaagtacactaatttttttataccttagaaattttttcatttattttctaccaTGATTATGTGCAGTAAGTGAACTAGATTGTATAATGATTGATATAGATTGTCACAGCTCATCACTCATGTGTCTACTTGCATCAGTTATTAACATTATAGAAATACCAGGTCATGCAGCAGTTCATTCAGGTTCAGGAGATTAGTTTGTtattaataagttattttaaGATCAAGTGAAGATTGGTTGCTCAGGAAAGTATGGTGAAAACATTGAGATTTAGAAAGTTTCTGAAGCAGAGATGGCTATTTATCAGCTGTGGAATTTTCAAGAGTTAGCTTCTGATTGGGAATGGATTCTACCATTTTAAGATGCAAAGgatttaactttattattattttattttttgagacagggtctttaggctagagtgcagtggtgtcttcatagctcactgcaacctcaaactcctgggctcaagtgatcctcctgccgcagccttctgagtagctgggactacaggtgtgtaccaccacgcccagggctaatttttgtagagactggatctatgttgcctaggctggtctagGGCTCTTGGCCCCaggaaatcctcccacctctacctcccaaagtgctgggattacaggtgtgagccactgcaccaggtcAGGGTCTGACTTTAAAGCCTTTGTagtctttcagtttttttcttaaagactgcatgtttcctttgcatttccaaaCTAAATATTTCCAGGCAGTTActgagaaacaaatgaaatgggTCTTCAGCTTGCTAGTCCTTCTCACTATATCAGACCTAAGGAAATTATTCAAATACAGTGCACTCTTTAAAGTTAATGAAAGCTTTGTTCTTAGTTGAGCTAAAGGCAGTATAAAATCTGACAAAAATActcttaaaatgattttattaatccATAGATTCAGTTTTTTAATGATGCAAAGTTGGATAAAAAGACTTTGTTCTTGTAAAGTTATCTTAGCTACAATATAAAAGGCTATTTTGGTTGCCACAAAAAAAATCATGGAGTGCTTGAAGCTTTTGGAAACCTAAACGCTCAAGTTTCCAGGCTCAGGAAATCTGGTTTGCTACCATTATGCATATAAAGGCCACATTTAAAAGCATTCTGattacttaaatattttggcTTAAGATTACCGTTTAATAAACCTTCATATCACTACATGCATTTAAAGTGTTAATGCAGCTCAAGATGAGCAATTTCTGTCAGGGGCAAGTTTATTATATAATTGgatagtttttcatttctttttaaaaatcacatgtactTAAAACATTTAGTAATTAGCTACATCAttcatgagttttaaatttttgaatttaaatatagtttaaatttaaattaaatacattttaaatgaactaattttaatataaaatcaagTATATTAGATGTCTAAGCAACTTAATCAAAACGTTTTGCCCGGAgcaaatatttttactgttttggCATTATTATCCACATTCTCTATAATGATGTGTAAGAAAATAGGTcagttattttacatatataaatggaTAAAGCTATCTGGCTAGGGTTAGACAGACGTTTGGCAATCTTGTATAAGAACTCAGGTCTTTGTAGTTATCATTCACTTTACTATTGTTTTTACCACAAATAGCTCCtctataatataaaaatcatctaACCCAATCTTAGTAGTTTGTGGATTCAGTTAGATCACATTTCCCCTTTCCTTTGCATCCCTccctctctgacacacacacacacacacacacacacacacacaacacagcgTGGTGAGCAACGTGTTAGACCAGAGTTCTAGGCTTGCTTCTGTCATGTAAGTATCAACTTTTTTGGGCCTTGTCTtccagtttgtttcttttaattccttagttctattttatttttaattcttttagagatggggtctcactatgttgctcagactagtctcaaactcctggcctcaagcaatcctcctgcctcgaccttccaaagtgctgggattacaggcacaagccatcTCACCCAGCCATTAGTCTTATTTTAAATCTTGGAACACGATATCCTTCGGCCCCAATATTAGTCTCCCCCAATATTATTATAAAGGTGCCCACTGAAAGTTAAATCACACTTCATATTTTAGCTATTTAACTTTAAAAGTAGGCACAGGTGACTGAACTTTAAACTGTTGTTAGATATTCAGTATTTGAGTTTATGCCACTTTGGACTGATGGCAAATTGTTATACAAGATTTAAAACTGCAACAGTAAAAGTAGACTACTTCACATTTTGGGGGACAGCTACTTTCTCAACTGGTTGATTATAGTTTGAATTCAATGTGAAATTAACCTAAGGATATCAAGGAAATGTtgacaatataaatatttataatttttatggttataATTTACATTCTTTCCATAAGcactattaaaaaatacttacatgAACCTAGAAAATGTACAAGtatttgaaaatagaactacATATCTACTTCAAAGATGCACAAAAAACACATTCAAACATGACTTTTGATTGGATTAAGCCTCCAGGGACTTCCCTCCCTATCATTTCCATTTCGGAGGAGCAGTGGTTCAGGGTAAAAGGGTAGAGGATAAGTATCAACCAAGAATTCCCCCAGGTCCTTGAAAACACACACCTTCTTTTGCTCCCTCTGCAcaggaatgaaaggaaaaaacataagaaaacaatattcttatccattataaatataatagtatGGCCATGAGCAACTGTTATCAATCTCACATTTGTATAATGCTTTCTCTATTTACAAAGCTTTTTTGCCTGATTCACTTGATTCTCAAAATAATTCCATGGAACACAGTAACTCAGGTTATtagtttcattttacagattagaaaaatgATGCTTAGAGAGGTTATGTGACTTACTCATGGTCAAGTATTGGTACTGCACAGGCAAGTTTAAAACCAAGTTCTGATTTCttgttaaatattctttctactaTACCACTTTGGTTTTCAAACAAATGAAGCAACTATATATAGTTTAACAGTAAAAACATTATGATTCCAAAAATGCAGCTTCATTTGGTGGCCCTCTGTGATTAGGAATAGTTTACAGAACAgagtacattataaaatatttgaattgtgATCAAAATGTCCCTTCCAGGAGATAAGTTTAATCAGTAAGTTAAAAATTAGGAAACTCAAAAGTCATTTTACTGCCTTGACTGATTATTCTATCTTCCCTTGTACGTTGAGATTTGTAAAATGCAATCTGAATGCTAAATATATCAAACATCTAACCAATTTTCCTCATCCAGAAAAATCTTTTCGACATTCTTCTTgtattgaaaatggaaaatttgatAATTTCGACAATAGTTCAAGGTAAATTGCATATACTATCTTTGAAAATGtcagtatataaataaattttgtttttcttgtccaAACACAAACAGTATACAGTAACATCGAACATTTGCTACTGAGTGgtcctttgttttttatttttacaaatatttgcttaGAATATTTTGCTTGGATCCTTAGATAtctttgtaaaacataaaacttttgGGAGCAAcaaatcagggaaaaaaattagtataaaactcattttcttaTGTTCAGGCAAAATTAAAGGAGGATAAATATTTCAGAGAATggtaaaaaaaaccaaaaaacaaaaccgtGGAACCTTAAACAAGAAACTGTTACTTAAGTCTTAGGCGATACTTCTGACATTGTTTACTTTGCAAATGAACAGTGTACTTTTCAATGCACTGTACTTTCAATCTTAATTAACTCAAGATAATGTAATTCCTGATAAAATCTTTTTAATCAGACTATGTATTGTACAAAAAATCCATTTTTGAACTGTCAAGAAAAATGAGTAATGTCGATATATTTGGACACTAAGGTCAGCCGTATGCTAACAAAGTGAGAATGGAGGTATGGAATATGTAGATACGCCAGTTTCAAGAAAAAGTTGTCTGCTTTGCCTGATAATTTAGCAAAATACCTAATCTGGTAGTGTAACAAGTAAGTATAGTGCTCCGAATCAAATACCTTACAAAATAGTGTCAGTGTGGGTTTTTTAATGCTTTCATTGCATCATTCTGCTGTTAATGTTGGTATTTATCCTGAAATGACACCCAATCTGTTCTTGTTAGTTCTTTGGCATGTTTGAAGTCAGCAGAAGCACTCTTTCCTGGGCTTAACTGCTTCCTCAGAAGAATGCACAGTATTTGGAACAAAACCACTTTTAACCCCTTCCCAGCCATCCTGAATAcaaatttctccctttttaataAGTTCATATATGTCTCTTGTCAAGATTGTGAAGGATTCTTCAACATTTGTAGCATCTTTTGCTGAGGTTTCTATATATTTCATTCCACAGTCTGCTGATAGTTTTTCAGCTTCTTCCCTTGTAACTTGACGTTGTGAAGCTAAATCACATTTATGTCCCACTAGCAGAAATACAATCCGAAATGGCTGAACATACATTTTTGCTTCTTCTAGCCAATCTTTCACATGTTCAAAAGATCGTCGGTTAGTAATGTCAAATACTAAAAATCCACCAACTGAGTTGCGGTAATAAGATCGAGTTATTGAtctgaaaaacagagacaaaaaagGTTGTATAAGGACttgttctttttccattccttctaaCAATGCAGCACCGTAATAAAATGTGAAGAGACCTTAATGTGATTtaactaaaatttataaataaaatataaagttatctTAAGTGAACAAAAATATTCTATGAGACTAATTTGCAACTTTCATACATTAACAGAACATTAAAGTAGTAGTTATTTTTAGATAGACAAATAAGCACCTAACAATGGTATATCATCTCACACTGTCTTatgattgtttttgcttttataaatttgataGAAAAATTATTACATCATTGTggttaaaaatagacacatagaaaGATTGGGTGAAACCAGATCTTAAGAATTTCTCCATCACGTAATTCAACAAGCCCCTCTATCAGTTtaggactgaatgtttgtgtcctccccacccccaattcttat
Encoded proteins:
- the RAB39A gene encoding ras-related protein Rab-39A, with translation METIWIYQFRLIVIGDSTVGKSCLLHRFTQGRFPGLRSPACDPTVGVDFFSRLLEIEPGKRIKLQLWDTAGQERFRSITRSYYRNSVGGFLVFDITNRRSFEHVKDWLEEAKMYVQPFRIVFLLVGHKCDLASQRQVTREEAEKLSADCGMKYIETSAKDATNVEESFTILTRDIYELIKKGEICIQDGWEGVKSGFVPNTVHSSEEAVKPRKECFC